Proteins co-encoded in one Alcanivorax sp. genomic window:
- a CDS encoding DUF3631 domain-containing protein gives MSETAQTLTPSGNVESHSPLTSEQQAAVEHALSMVKDDPGAMFEPAVLEALKALRDVPAQFVRIRLEVKRAGTVPMTEFDKLTAVKGDGDSEEGDIFPEVDPWPEQVDGAQLLEDLEEQFSLFVVAERETLRAASLWALFTWCHDSAAISPIAHISAPEKRCGKTVLLSCLQRTVSRPLPVSSISSSALFRSVEKWQPCLLVDEADSFMGDNEDLRGIINCGFNRDSAHVIRCAGDDHEPTRFTVFAPKVLCGIGKLADTIMDRAIPLRLRRKNPGEKSQRLRHSDPESWDNLRRRMARWSMDNEQRVFLSRPADIDGLNDRAQDAWEPLQQIATIAGGDWPDKTRHAAIALHGVEEESHSIGVELLCDIKVVFETEKADKLFSADLLNGLHADEEAPWYTWNKGKPMTLRQLGKRLGEYSIKSGTIRIGYRTAKGYRRDQFTDAFNRYLPSSPPSVSVTPSQPSKDAGSGDFPSVTQGEGVTDKKTLKPSGDAECDGVTLGTPPEEQESEWEAF, from the coding sequence ATGAGCGAGACCGCGCAAACCCTGACCCCATCCGGGAATGTGGAATCCCACAGCCCGCTGACATCCGAGCAGCAGGCGGCAGTAGAGCATGCCCTGAGCATGGTGAAGGATGACCCGGGCGCCATGTTTGAGCCGGCAGTATTGGAAGCCTTGAAGGCCCTCAGGGACGTCCCGGCCCAATTCGTGCGTATTCGCCTGGAGGTGAAGCGGGCCGGCACTGTGCCGATGACTGAGTTCGACAAGCTCACCGCGGTAAAAGGCGATGGTGATTCTGAGGAAGGCGACATCTTCCCTGAGGTCGATCCATGGCCGGAGCAAGTCGACGGCGCCCAGTTGCTGGAGGATCTGGAAGAGCAGTTTTCCCTGTTCGTGGTGGCCGAGCGTGAAACGCTCCGTGCTGCTTCTCTGTGGGCTTTGTTCACCTGGTGCCATGACAGTGCTGCTATCTCCCCAATCGCGCATATCAGCGCCCCTGAGAAGCGTTGTGGGAAAACGGTGCTGCTGTCCTGCCTGCAGAGAACGGTGTCCCGGCCCTTGCCGGTCTCCAGCATCTCAAGCTCGGCCCTGTTCCGCTCGGTGGAGAAGTGGCAGCCATGCCTGCTGGTGGATGAGGCGGACAGTTTCATGGGAGACAACGAGGATCTGCGCGGCATCATCAACTGTGGATTCAACCGGGATTCTGCCCATGTGATTCGCTGTGCTGGCGATGACCACGAGCCGACCCGCTTTACGGTGTTTGCTCCAAAGGTGTTGTGCGGTATCGGCAAGCTGGCTGACACCATCATGGACCGGGCGATTCCTCTCCGCTTGCGTCGGAAGAACCCAGGGGAGAAGTCTCAGCGCCTACGACATAGCGACCCAGAGTCATGGGATAACCTGCGGCGTCGGATGGCCCGCTGGAGCATGGATAACGAGCAGCGTGTTTTCCTGTCGCGTCCTGCAGACATCGATGGCCTTAACGACCGTGCCCAGGATGCATGGGAGCCGCTACAGCAGATAGCAACTATTGCTGGTGGTGACTGGCCGGACAAAACCAGACATGCGGCTATTGCGCTCCATGGTGTGGAAGAGGAGTCCCATTCCATTGGGGTAGAGCTCCTGTGTGACATCAAGGTGGTCTTTGAAACCGAGAAGGCTGACAAGCTATTCAGTGCAGATCTGCTGAATGGCCTGCATGCCGATGAAGAGGCCCCTTGGTACACCTGGAACAAAGGCAAGCCAATGACCTTGAGGCAGCTCGGTAAGCGCCTTGGTGAGTACAGCATCAAGTCCGGAACTATTCGGATTGGCTATCGGACGGCCAAAGGTTACCGACGCGACCAGTTCACGGATGCCTTCAATCGATACCTTCCCAGTAGCCCCCCTTCTGTAAGCGTCACACCGTCACAACCCAGTAAAGACGCGGGGTCTGGCGATTTTCCAAGCGTCACACAGGGTGAAGGTGTGACGGATAAAAAAACGCTGAAACCCAGTGGTGACGCGGAGTGTGACGGTGTGACGCTTGGAACTCCCCCTGAGGAGCAGGAAAGCGAATGGGAGGCCTTCTGA
- a CDS encoding DNA-binding protein — MRKTELIKIREFQRRVWGENGTPLTGQTIRDQLKRDVLPGAQIGRLWFVDWTAYQRMTGNALADRVLNSGR, encoded by the coding sequence ATGAGAAAGACCGAACTCATCAAAATCAGGGAATTTCAGCGCCGGGTATGGGGAGAGAACGGAACCCCGCTCACGGGCCAGACAATCAGGGATCAACTGAAGCGCGATGTGCTGCCCGGGGCTCAGATTGGGCGCCTATGGTTTGTGGACTGGACCGCCTACCAGCGCATGACCGGTAACGCTCTGGCAGATAGGGTGCTCAACTCCGGTCGGTAG
- a CDS encoding toprim domain-containing protein, with the protein MDSQYSYSDAVADFRSEILAVLGSAPDHIVPDGEPHRFRVEGDKRSKRSGWYIMHLDGVPAGSFGNWKTGQKETWSKVDRNRLTAREQAEIQRHFREQQAKAARKRQEAQDEAAEKVRKLWEWAKPADPMHPYLQNKQMPPMQLRQHGEVLLAPLTDGHRMVNLQRIFPDGSKRFYPGGRVSGCWSPIEGEKGPLYICEGWATGATINKLTGRLVVCAMNAGNLTHVAKAMRARYPDRYLVIAGDNDRFTDGNPGKAAAIDAARAVGGEWMVPDFPEGEKGTDYNDHYLLELEGKL; encoded by the coding sequence ATGGATAGCCAATACTCCTACAGCGATGCCGTTGCTGACTTCCGTTCCGAGATACTGGCGGTGCTGGGTAGCGCCCCTGACCACATTGTCCCTGATGGGGAGCCTCACCGGTTCAGGGTTGAGGGTGACAAGCGGAGTAAGCGCTCAGGCTGGTACATCATGCATCTGGATGGTGTCCCTGCTGGCAGCTTCGGGAACTGGAAGACCGGCCAGAAAGAGACGTGGTCTAAAGTAGACCGAAATAGACTGACTGCCCGGGAGCAGGCCGAGATTCAGCGGCACTTCCGGGAGCAACAGGCCAAGGCTGCCCGCAAGCGGCAGGAAGCCCAGGACGAAGCGGCCGAGAAGGTCCGCAAGCTCTGGGAATGGGCAAAGCCTGCCGATCCCATGCACCCCTATCTCCAGAACAAGCAGATGCCGCCTATGCAGCTCCGGCAGCATGGTGAGGTGCTGCTTGCTCCTCTGACTGATGGCCACCGAATGGTGAACCTGCAGCGCATCTTCCCTGATGGCTCCAAGCGCTTTTACCCGGGGGGCCGGGTATCGGGCTGCTGGAGCCCTATCGAGGGCGAGAAGGGGCCGCTCTACATCTGCGAGGGCTGGGCCACCGGGGCGACCATCAACAAGCTCACAGGCCGTTTGGTGGTGTGTGCGATGAATGCCGGGAACCTGACGCATGTCGCCAAGGCCATGCGGGCTCGGTATCCAGACCGGTACCTGGTGATTGCTGGCGACAACGACCGGTTCACCGATGGAAACCCCGGCAAGGCTGCAGCCATTGATGCAGCTAGGGCAGTGGGTGGCGAGTGGATGGTTCCTGACTTTCCGGAAGGGGAGAAGGGGACCGACTACAACGACCACTACCTGCTGGAGCTGGAGGGAAAGCTATGA
- a CDS encoding DUF72 domain-containing protein, translated as MRPYRLGCPQWQHPSWNDRLPEGGSALARYSRVFDCVEGNTTFYATPSQQQSEQWRAQVPDDFRFQFKFPRAITHDCLLQDVAGQVDAFLEVMAPLREVMGPFLLQLPAAFGPEQLDNLWSFLDGLPQPLDCAVEVRNLAFFSKGESERLLNQGLRARNTARVCFDSRPLFSVLARDEVTADAQRKKPQVPVHVLPVDADPVIRFIGHPDLQANPAFLQPWVARVAQWVSQGWSPYMYIHMPDNGDALALAELWHGMLQEVMPELEPLPLGRQVDQPGLF; from the coding sequence ATGCGCCCTTATCGTCTCGGCTGCCCCCAGTGGCAACATCCCAGCTGGAATGACCGGCTGCCAGAGGGTGGCAGCGCTCTGGCCCGTTACAGTCGGGTGTTTGATTGCGTGGAGGGCAACACCACCTTCTATGCCACTCCAAGCCAGCAACAGAGTGAACAGTGGCGCGCCCAGGTGCCTGATGACTTTCGCTTCCAGTTCAAGTTTCCCAGGGCGATTACCCATGACTGCTTGCTGCAGGATGTGGCAGGGCAGGTGGATGCCTTTCTGGAAGTCATGGCGCCGCTCCGTGAAGTGATGGGCCCTTTTCTGCTGCAATTGCCTGCGGCATTCGGCCCCGAGCAACTGGATAACCTGTGGTCCTTCCTGGATGGGTTGCCACAACCGTTGGACTGCGCGGTGGAGGTGCGTAATTTAGCGTTCTTTTCCAAGGGGGAGAGTGAGCGGTTACTGAACCAGGGGCTGCGGGCGCGCAACACGGCGAGGGTCTGCTTCGACAGTCGCCCCCTGTTCAGTGTGCTGGCACGGGATGAGGTCACCGCCGATGCCCAGCGCAAGAAACCACAGGTACCGGTGCATGTGCTGCCTGTGGACGCAGACCCGGTGATCCGCTTCATCGGCCATCCCGATTTGCAGGCCAATCCGGCGTTTCTGCAGCCCTGGGTTGCGCGAGTGGCGCAATGGGTTTCACAGGGGTGGTCCCCTTACATGTACATTCACATGCCGGATAACGGCGATGCCCTGGCGCTGGCGGAACTGTGGCACGGGATGTTGCAGGAGGTGATGCCGGAGCTAGAACCGTTGCCATTGGGCAGGCAGGTGGATCAGCCGGGATTGTTCTAG
- the mltF gene encoding membrane-bound lytic murein transglycosylase MltF — protein MTVFFRHSKHLLASLALFSVIGLMLAMRPTPSAMERVMARGELVVMTRPSNTTYYEDQHGHTGMEYELAKGFADSLGVKLKVLESSDLSYIRYAIRKGTADIAAAGLVNTPERSEGLQFTTPYQQVDSLVVRRLDSPRITDVDQLVGHVVAVPAGSSHAELLIQAQLENPALEFIEVEDATPEQLLALVEDGEVDYSLIHSNTYSLQRALWPDLIADYTLATDLPLAWALNPKDDQSLYLAAQRYLTQVKADGTTAKLEDRFYGHVEHFNLYAARSFMRHLEQRLPRYEELFRQAGEDSGFDWRLLAAVAYQESLWDPGAISPTGVKGLMMLTNDTARQMGISDRTDPTQSITAGAAYLRRVHAKIPDRIPEPSRTWMALASYNVGFGHLEDARILTQRQGGNPDNWQDVKQRLPMLAKPAYASQLKYGNARGGQAVVYVRHIRRYYDLLVWAENSRRRDETRIALN, from the coding sequence ATGACGGTGTTCTTCCGACACAGTAAGCATCTCCTGGCCTCGCTGGCCCTGTTCAGCGTGATTGGCCTGATGCTGGCTATGCGCCCCACGCCTTCCGCCATGGAGCGGGTGATGGCCCGTGGCGAGCTGGTGGTGATGACTCGTCCGTCCAATACGACCTATTACGAAGACCAGCATGGTCACACCGGCATGGAATACGAACTGGCCAAGGGCTTTGCCGACAGCCTTGGTGTGAAGCTCAAGGTGCTGGAATCCAGCGATCTCTCCTATATTCGCTACGCCATTCGCAAGGGCACTGCCGACATTGCCGCGGCAGGCCTGGTCAACACCCCGGAACGCAGCGAAGGTCTGCAGTTCACTACCCCGTATCAGCAGGTCGACTCCCTGGTGGTACGCCGTCTGGACAGCCCCCGCATCACCGATGTGGATCAACTGGTGGGCCATGTTGTTGCCGTGCCGGCCGGTTCCAGCCACGCCGAACTACTGATTCAGGCTCAGCTGGAAAATCCGGCACTGGAGTTCATCGAAGTGGAAGACGCCACCCCGGAGCAGTTACTGGCACTGGTGGAAGATGGTGAGGTGGATTACAGCCTGATTCATTCCAACACCTATTCATTGCAGCGCGCCCTGTGGCCGGACCTGATTGCCGACTACACCCTGGCCACAGACCTGCCGCTTGCCTGGGCCCTCAACCCCAAGGATGACCAGAGCCTGTACCTGGCCGCTCAACGTTACCTGACCCAGGTGAAAGCCGACGGCACCACGGCCAAGCTGGAAGACCGCTTCTACGGGCATGTGGAACACTTCAACCTGTATGCCGCCCGCAGTTTCATGCGTCATCTGGAGCAACGCCTGCCCCGTTACGAGGAACTGTTCCGCCAGGCCGGTGAGGACAGTGGCTTCGACTGGCGTCTGCTGGCCGCTGTAGCCTATCAGGAATCCCTGTGGGATCCGGGCGCCATCTCCCCCACCGGGGTGAAGGGCCTGATGATGCTCACCAACGACACCGCTCGTCAGATGGGTATCAGCGATCGTACCGACCCGACCCAGAGCATCACCGCCGGCGCCGCCTATCTGCGTCGCGTACATGCCAAAATTCCGGACCGCATCCCCGAGCCCAGCCGCACCTGGATGGCGCTTGCCTCATACAATGTAGGTTTTGGTCACCTGGAAGATGCCCGAATCCTGACCCAACGCCAGGGCGGCAACCCGGACAATTGGCAGGATGTGAAGCAGCGTCTGCCCATGCTGGCCAAGCCGGCCTATGCCAGCCAGCTCAAATACGGTAACGCCCGGGGCGGTCAGGCAGTGGTCTATGTCCGCCACATCCGCCGCTACTACGACCTGCTGGTGTGGGCGGAAAACAGCCGCCGTCGCGATGAAACCCGCATCGCCCTGAACTAA
- a CDS encoding SOS response-associated peptidase has protein sequence MDIDEGPVREWVKDTLNIELDLHTNHDLRPTQTVAVIGGDRHQTNTTWGLQPAWAKKLLINAQGETVAEKKTFKQAFAERRCVVPCSGWYEWRDEGGSRKQKYRFAAADGNPLLMGGILFPGEEGTRLVTLTIHPNQECAPYHNRMPQFVAPEHLDQWLSGSVEEVLQLVAPLADGSVGIGLR, from the coding sequence ATGGACATCGATGAGGGCCCAGTTCGGGAGTGGGTGAAGGACACGCTGAACATTGAACTGGACCTGCACACCAACCACGACCTGCGGCCTACCCAGACCGTTGCCGTCATCGGCGGTGACCGACACCAGACAAACACCACTTGGGGTCTCCAGCCCGCCTGGGCCAAGAAGCTCCTCATCAATGCCCAGGGCGAGACCGTAGCCGAGAAGAAGACCTTCAAGCAGGCCTTTGCTGAGCGCCGCTGTGTGGTGCCGTGCTCCGGCTGGTACGAATGGCGGGACGAAGGCGGGAGCCGCAAGCAGAAGTACCGCTTCGCCGCGGCTGACGGCAACCCGCTCCTGATGGGCGGGATCCTGTTCCCGGGGGAGGAGGGCACCAGGTTGGTTACCCTGACCATCCACCCGAATCAGGAATGCGCTCCGTACCATAATCGCATGCCACAGTTTGTGGCTCCGGAACATCTGGACCAGTGGCTATCCGGATCCGTGGAGGAGGTGCTGCAGCTGGTGGCCCCGTTGGCAGATGGATCTGTCGGGATTGGCCTTCGCTAG
- a CDS encoding type II toxin-antitoxin system PemK/MazF family toxin, translated as MPITIHPRPGQILKCDFSEGFKEPEIVKRRPVLVLASYDTRPGLVTVACLSTQEPDPPRDYHMEMQKGMLPQLGEFQKDTTWLKGDMVYTVGFHRLDRIRLGKRDPLTGKRVYFTQRLSRDTMKSVYTCVLHGLKIGHIGHHL; from the coding sequence TTGCCGATTACAATCCATCCAAGACCTGGGCAAATTCTAAAATGTGACTTCAGTGAGGGCTTCAAGGAGCCTGAGATTGTAAAAAGACGGCCTGTGCTCGTTTTGGCTTCATACGACACACGTCCCGGGCTCGTCACAGTGGCCTGCCTCAGCACACAGGAGCCTGACCCGCCACGGGATTACCATATGGAGATGCAGAAAGGCATGCTCCCACAGCTGGGGGAATTCCAGAAAGATACCACCTGGCTGAAGGGGGACATGGTCTACACTGTAGGTTTTCATAGGCTTGACCGTATCCGATTGGGGAAAAGAGACCCTTTGACTGGGAAAAGGGTGTATTTCACGCAGCGGTTGAGCCGGGATACTATGAAATCCGTGTACACTTGTGTTCTGCATGGGCTCAAGATTGGCCATATTGGCCATCACCTATAA
- the purL gene encoding phosphoribosylformylglycinamidine synthase translates to MLILSGSPALSAFRKEKLLESLPGISAISAHYVHFVALHESLNAAQQQVLEGLLEYGPSLEEDEVEGQRFVVVPRPGTISPWSSKATDICHNAGLTQVERVERGIEYRLAGEGDRAALSAALHDRMVEVVLAELADAEALFAHHAPRELSTVDVMGGGRAALEAANGELGLALAADEIDYLVEQFTALGRNPADAELMMFAQANSEHCRHKIFNADWTIDGEEQDLSLFGMIRNTYKHAPEGVLSAYKDNASVVAGPVADRFFPAPGSARYEFVNEPVHLLMKVETHNHPTAIAPHPGAATGSGGEIRDEGATGRGSKPKAGMTGFSVSDLNIPGYGQPWETGYGKPGRIASALDIMIEGPIGGAAFNNEFGRPNLCGYFRTLEIQAPGVNGDEMRGYHKPIMIAGGMGNIRDGHVEKDPIKEGARIIVLGGPAMLIGLGGGAASSMASGQSDEALDFASVQRDNPEIERRVQEVIDRCWAMGDNNPIVSIHDVGAGGLSNALPELVHDHDMGAKLELRRIPSSEPGMSPVEIWCNEAQERYVLAVMPEDVDTFDAICKRERTPYAVLGEATSEEHLTVSDEHFGKPPVDLPMDLLFGKPPKMQRSFEREDFQRQTFTTDGIDLKEAGERVLRLPTVASKSFLITIGDRSITGLVHRDQMVGPWQVPVADCAVTATGFNQRSGEAMAMGERTPVALVDAPASGRMAVAESITNIAGAHIGDLGQIRLSANWMAAAGHPGEDQALFDTVKTVGMELCPQLGIAIPVGKDSLSMRTVWKDKGIDKSVTAPLSLIISAFSTVTDIDLTVTPELKTDVASELLLLDLGRGQNRLAGSALAQVYGKVGDVAPDLDDAKDLIAFFEVTQQLLAERKLLAYHDRSDGGLFATLTEMAFAGRTGLDISLDNIAGDTPEAVAALFAEELGGVIQVAEEHVDEVLKRYDQAGLKQCVSRLGRVDADDVVRVRLGGGILLETPRRDLQRIWAETSYQIQALRDNPDCARQEFDAIPVSNGPGLNVRLTFDMTENPAAPMINTGVRPQMAILREQGVNGQTEMAAAFDRVGFDAIDVHMSDLLEGRVKLEDFKGLVACGGFSYGDVLGAGGGWAKTVLYNESLRDAFNRFFFREDTFALGVCNGCQMLSHLKDLIPGAEHWPRFVRNLSEQFEARTSLVEIQHSPSILLQDMAGTRIPIAVAHGEGRVELADDALNRNIEQQLVALRYVNGLGNPTEQYPANPNGSPQGVTGFTTTDGRVTIMMPHPERVFRVLQNSWIPDDWRGHENGPWLRMFANARKWVG, encoded by the coding sequence ATGCTGATCCTCTCCGGAAGCCCGGCCCTGTCCGCATTTCGTAAGGAAAAACTGCTGGAATCCCTGCCCGGGATTTCTGCCATTTCAGCCCATTATGTTCACTTTGTGGCTCTTCATGAATCCCTGAACGCTGCCCAACAGCAGGTGCTGGAGGGATTGCTGGAGTATGGGCCGTCACTGGAAGAGGACGAGGTTGAGGGGCAGCGTTTTGTAGTGGTGCCGCGCCCAGGCACGATTTCGCCCTGGTCGTCCAAGGCTACCGATATTTGCCACAATGCGGGCTTGACCCAGGTTGAGCGTGTGGAACGTGGCATCGAATATCGTCTGGCGGGTGAGGGCGACCGCGCTGCGCTGTCGGCGGCGCTTCATGACCGCATGGTGGAAGTGGTGCTGGCGGAACTGGCCGACGCCGAAGCCCTGTTTGCCCATCACGCGCCCCGTGAATTGTCCACGGTGGATGTGATGGGGGGCGGTCGCGCCGCGCTTGAAGCCGCCAACGGCGAGCTGGGACTGGCGCTGGCGGCCGATGAAATCGATTACCTGGTGGAGCAATTCACTGCGCTGGGGCGTAACCCGGCGGATGCCGAGCTGATGATGTTCGCCCAGGCCAATTCCGAGCACTGTCGACACAAGATCTTCAATGCAGATTGGACCATTGACGGTGAAGAACAGGACCTGAGCCTGTTCGGCATGATCCGCAACACCTACAAGCACGCGCCGGAAGGCGTGCTCAGTGCCTATAAAGACAACGCCTCCGTGGTGGCAGGCCCTGTGGCCGATCGCTTCTTTCCGGCGCCGGGCTCTGCCCGCTATGAATTCGTCAACGAGCCTGTTCACCTGTTGATGAAAGTGGAAACCCACAACCATCCCACGGCAATCGCGCCGCACCCAGGGGCAGCAACCGGTTCCGGTGGTGAAATCCGCGATGAAGGCGCCACCGGTCGGGGTTCCAAACCCAAGGCTGGAATGACCGGCTTCTCGGTGTCCGACCTGAATATTCCTGGTTACGGGCAGCCCTGGGAAACCGGCTATGGCAAACCTGGCCGTATTGCCTCAGCGTTGGATATCATGATTGAAGGCCCCATTGGCGGTGCAGCATTCAACAATGAATTCGGTCGCCCCAACCTGTGCGGCTACTTCCGGACCCTGGAAATCCAGGCGCCGGGTGTGAACGGTGATGAAATGCGCGGCTACCACAAGCCGATCATGATCGCCGGGGGCATGGGTAACATTCGTGATGGCCATGTGGAAAAGGATCCCATCAAGGAAGGCGCGCGGATCATTGTGCTCGGTGGCCCGGCCATGCTGATTGGTCTCGGTGGTGGGGCGGCCAGTTCCATGGCTTCCGGCCAGTCCGATGAAGCCCTGGATTTTGCCTCTGTGCAGCGGGACAACCCGGAAATCGAACGGCGGGTGCAGGAAGTGATCGACCGCTGCTGGGCCATGGGTGACAACAACCCCATTGTTTCCATTCACGATGTGGGTGCGGGGGGGCTGTCCAATGCACTGCCCGAGCTGGTCCACGACCATGACATGGGCGCAAAGCTGGAGCTGCGCCGTATCCCCAGCTCCGAGCCCGGCATGAGCCCGGTGGAAATCTGGTGCAACGAAGCCCAGGAGAGGTATGTGCTGGCGGTGATGCCCGAGGATGTGGATACCTTTGACGCCATCTGCAAGCGAGAGCGCACCCCCTACGCGGTGCTGGGTGAGGCGACCAGCGAAGAGCATCTTACCGTCAGCGACGAGCACTTCGGCAAGCCGCCGGTGGATCTGCCCATGGACCTGCTGTTCGGCAAGCCGCCGAAAATGCAGCGCAGCTTTGAGCGCGAAGACTTCCAGCGCCAGACGTTCACCACCGATGGCATTGACCTGAAAGAAGCCGGTGAGCGTGTCCTGCGCCTGCCCACCGTGGCTTCCAAGAGCTTCCTGATCACCATTGGTGACCGCTCCATTACCGGTCTTGTTCATCGAGACCAGATGGTCGGTCCCTGGCAGGTGCCCGTGGCTGACTGTGCAGTGACCGCTACCGGCTTTAATCAGCGTAGCGGTGAAGCCATGGCCATGGGGGAGCGTACCCCGGTGGCACTGGTGGATGCACCGGCCTCCGGCCGTATGGCCGTGGCGGAATCCATTACCAATATTGCCGGTGCCCACATTGGTGATTTGGGGCAGATCCGCCTGTCCGCCAACTGGATGGCCGCGGCGGGCCACCCGGGCGAAGACCAGGCCCTGTTCGACACCGTGAAGACGGTCGGTATGGAACTGTGTCCGCAGCTGGGTATTGCTATTCCGGTGGGCAAGGACTCCCTGTCCATGCGCACGGTGTGGAAAGACAAGGGGATCGACAAGAGTGTCACTGCACCCTTGTCACTGATCATTTCCGCCTTCTCCACCGTTACCGATATTGATCTGACCGTCACCCCGGAGCTGAAGACCGATGTGGCCAGTGAGTTGCTGCTGCTGGATCTGGGCCGTGGCCAGAACCGTCTTGCCGGTTCTGCGCTGGCCCAGGTGTACGGCAAGGTGGGAGACGTGGCGCCGGACCTGGACGATGCCAAGGACCTGATTGCCTTCTTTGAGGTGACCCAGCAACTGCTGGCCGAGCGCAAACTGCTGGCCTACCACGATCGTTCCGACGGTGGCTTGTTTGCTACTCTCACCGAGATGGCCTTCGCGGGTCGTACCGGGCTGGACATCAGTCTGGATAACATTGCCGGTGATACCCCGGAAGCGGTGGCGGCTCTGTTCGCTGAGGAATTGGGTGGGGTGATCCAGGTGGCTGAAGAGCATGTTGATGAAGTGCTCAAGCGCTACGATCAGGCCGGCCTCAAGCAGTGTGTGTCTCGCCTTGGCCGTGTGGATGCGGACGATGTGGTTCGCGTACGGCTTGGCGGTGGCATCCTGCTGGAAACCCCGCGCCGTGATCTGCAGCGCATCTGGGCGGAAACCAGCTATCAGATTCAGGCCCTGCGTGATAACCCGGATTGCGCCCGTCAGGAATTCGACGCCATTCCAGTGAGCAATGGCCCGGGCTTGAACGTGCGCCTGACTTTTGACATGACGGAAAACCCGGCGGCGCCGATGATCAACACCGGTGTGCGTCCGCAGATGGCGATCCTGCGCGAGCAGGGCGTCAACGGCCAGACCGAAATGGCCGCCGCGTTTGATCGTGTGGGTTTCGATGCTATCGATGTACACATGAGCGATCTGCTGGAAGGGCGGGTCAAGCTGGAAGACTTCAAAGGCCTGGTGGCCTGCGGCGGGTTCTCCTACGGTGACGTATTGGGTGCCGGCGGCGGCTGGGCCAAGACCGTGCTGTACAACGAATCCCTGCGCGATGCGTTCAACCGTTTCTTCTTCCGTGAAGATACCTTTGCCCTGGGCGTGTGTAACGGTTGTCAGATGCTGTCGCACCTGAAGGACCTGATTCCCGGCGCCGAGCACTGGCCGCGCTTCGTGCGCAACCTGTCCGAGCAGTTCGAGGCTCGTACCTCGCTGGTGGAGATCCAGCATTCCCCGTCCATCCTTTTGCAGGATATGGCCGGCACCCGTATTCCCATTGCCGTGGCCCACGGTGAAGGGCGGGTGGAGTTGGCGGATGATGCACTCAACCGCAACATCGAGCAGCAACTGGTGGCCCTGCGTTACGTCAATGGTCTGGGTAATCCCACCGAACAGTACCCGGCCAACCCCAATGGTTCGCCCCAGGGGGTGACGGGCTTCACCACCACCGACGGCCGGGTGACCATCATGATGCCGCATCCGGAAAGGGTGTTCCGCGTGTTGCAGAACAGCTGGATCCCGGATGACTGGCGCGGCCATGAGAATGGCCCCTGGCTGCGCATGTTTGCCAATGCACGGAAGTGGGTGGGGTAA
- a CDS encoding AlpA family phage regulatory protein, with the protein MHTNLPETGYLRLPQIVGQSPITEEQAAQNRKAGKRPVQPRAGIPPIIPVSRTTWWRGVKEGRFPAGVKLSGGITVWRVEDIREYLQKSGEVSA; encoded by the coding sequence ATGCACACCAACCTTCCAGAAACCGGCTACCTTCGATTGCCCCAGATTGTGGGGCAGTCTCCCATAACTGAAGAGCAAGCAGCTCAAAACCGCAAAGCAGGGAAACGCCCTGTACAGCCCCGTGCGGGCATTCCCCCAATCATTCCCGTTAGCCGCACTACCTGGTGGAGAGGCGTCAAAGAAGGACGCTTTCCGGCAGGCGTGAAGCTCTCCGGCGGTATCACCGTCTGGCGAGTGGAAGATATACGGGAGTACCTGCAGAAAAGCGGTGAGGTGTCGGCATGA